The Rhizobium sp. CCGE531 genomic sequence AATAGGATTCAAGACGCTTCCATGCACTCGTTCCAGTCGGCCCAAGCGACTCGGCCCAACCAATTGGCAGGCAATGCCGTCCGCGGTGATCAACGGACCTTTCAGCGGGTTCCGATCAACATGCAGGGCCGTCTGATGCTGGCCAATTATGAGGAGTTCGAGTGTCTGGTGACGGAGATGTCGCCGGGCGATCTCTATGTCACCTGCGTGGGACGTCCGCGTGCCGACGAGCGGGTCATTGCCTATATCGACCATCTTGGCCGCGTCGAGGGCAATGTCGTAGCCGTTGACGGCCGTGGTTTCAGCATGTCGATCAACGCGACCGAGCGCAAGCGCGAGAAGCTTGCAGCTCAGCTGACCTGGCTTGCCAACAAGCATGAGCTTGGCCTGCCGGAAGACCGTCGTCACGACCGCCTGACGCCGCGTGATGTGCGCAGCGAACTCACCCTCGATGACGGCACGAAATATGTCTGCCGCATCATGGATCTCTCACTTTCGGGCGCCGCCGTCGACGTCGAGGTACGCCCGGCGATCGGGACGCCGGTACGTCTCGGCAACATGCGGGGCCGCGTCGTGCGCCATTTCGTGGAAGGCGTGGCGATCGAGTTTCTCTCCCTGCAGTCGCGCGAGACCTTGCGCGAATTTCTCTGATACTGTCATCCTCCTGTCACGCAGCGCCGCGAAACAGCGACGCTTGTCTTTTCCTTGATGCGTGACGGCAAGATGCTCTACCCGGACACAACTCCCTTCGATGAAGGCCTGCTTGACGTCGGCGATAGCCAGCGGATTTGTTGGATGCTATCGGGCAATCCAGAAGGTATTCCCGTCCTCATCCTGCACGGCGGTCCTGGATCCGGCAGCTCCGCCGGGACGCGACGCTATTTCGACCCGCAATATTACCGGATCATTCAGTTCGACCAGCGCGGCTGCGGAGGCAGTCACCCGCATGCGTCGGAACCGGCGATCGCTCTCTCGGCCAACACCACATGGCATTCCATTACCGATATCGAGCAATTGCGGTTGGAGCTCGGTGTCGAACGCTGGATCGTATTCGGCAACTCGTGGGGCTGCACGCTTGCGCTGATCTATGCCGAAACCCACCCGCATCGAGTCGAAGCCTTGCTGCTCGTCGGCGTCACCATGACGAGACAATCCGAAATTGATTGGCTTTATCGCGGACTTGGCCGGTTCTTTCCGCAGGAATGGGCGCGCTTTCGGGCTGCAGTGCCAGAACAGGATCGCCACGGCGATCTGGTAGCCGCCTATTATCGTCGTCTATGCGATCCGGATCCCGCAATTCATGTGAAAGCCGCCAGGGACTGGCACGACTGGGAGGCTGCCTCGATCCTGGTCGATCCGCGTGCGACCCTGTCGCCGCGCTGGTCCGATCCACGCTATCTGACGGCGCGGGCACGGATCATCACTCACTATTTTCACCATCTGGCCTGGCTTGAGGATCGGCAGATCCTGCGCGATATCCATCGGCTTGCCGGCATCCCCTGCACGATGATCCAGGGACGGCTGGATCTGGAGGCACCGGTCGTCACCGCCTGGGAATTGTCGCAGGCCTGGCCGGAAGCAGATCTTGTGATCGTCGCGAATGCTGCCCACTCGCCCGTAGTCGCCGAAATGGCCGCGGCGATCATTCGTGCGACCGACGGCCTTCGCAGCGATTTCAAGCGATAAAAATCCAAAATATTTTTTGAGCCGGCTTTCTCAAAATGGGACGCGTCCGGCCACAAACGGCCGTTTTCAGCGCCTCGATAGGGCGTCGGCGCGATTGCCATGTTTCATTGTGGCACGCTTTCGGTCGAAAGCGACCCCTCGATGTTAAGAAATCCATTTCGGGAAATCCTTTCAGCGCAGCACGATGCGGGATTTCGCCTCCTCGCATCCAATACCGAAATCACTCAAATTTTAATCGAATTTTCCGCGAACTTGAATCAAGTTTTCTGCGCGTTTTATGAAAGTTTGATCCAGATTTGAATAAACTAAGTCCTTAATTTTATTGCGCAATTTTGCGCAGGATAAAAACATGCGTGTCATTCTGATCCCAATAAAAAAGGGACAGGGACATGAACCTTCAATTCGCAATTCGCGGCGGCGCCGCGTTGATACTCGCCACTCTTGGCTTCTTCGGTCTTGCTCAGGCCGCACCCGCCAACATGACGATCACCGGCGATGCCGCTCCTCCGATCGGCCACTATGAGTTCTGCAAGGAAAATCCGCGGGAATGCGTCTATGCCGGCGGCGATGCCGGTCCGATCATCCTCACGCAGGACAGCTGGAAGACAATC encodes the following:
- the pip gene encoding prolyl aminopeptidase: MRDGKMLYPDTTPFDEGLLDVGDSQRICWMLSGNPEGIPVLILHGGPGSGSSAGTRRYFDPQYYRIIQFDQRGCGGSHPHASEPAIALSANTTWHSITDIEQLRLELGVERWIVFGNSWGCTLALIYAETHPHRVEALLLVGVTMTRQSEIDWLYRGLGRFFPQEWARFRAAVPEQDRHGDLVAAYYRRLCDPDPAIHVKAARDWHDWEAASILVDPRATLSPRWSDPRYLTARARIITHYFHHLAWLEDRQILRDIHRLAGIPCTMIQGRLDLEAPVVTAWELSQAWPEADLVIVANAAHSPVVAEMAAAIIRATDGLRSDFKR
- a CDS encoding PilZ domain-containing protein produces the protein MHSFQSAQATRPNQLAGNAVRGDQRTFQRVPINMQGRLMLANYEEFECLVTEMSPGDLYVTCVGRPRADERVIAYIDHLGRVEGNVVAVDGRGFSMSINATERKREKLAAQLTWLANKHELGLPEDRRHDRLTPRDVRSELTLDDGTKYVCRIMDLSLSGAAVDVEVRPAIGTPVRLGNMRGRVVRHFVEGVAIEFLSLQSRETLREFL